A portion of the Borreliella mayonii genome contains these proteins:
- a CDS encoding variable large family protein, producing the protein MLLERMMMVLLVVSRLIRLIIRFRLLIGAAQGDGAFADAGGNMNQNSKVAAAIVLRGMAKDGKFAVDDAHHANHKDGVKSAVEGDY; encoded by the coding sequence ATGCTGCTGGAAAGAATGATGATGGTGCTGCTGGTGGTCAGCAGGCTGATCAGGCTAATAATCCGATTTCGGCTGCTTATTGGGGCAGCTCAGGGTGATGGTGCTTTTGCTGATGCTGGTGGTAATATGAATCAGAATAGTAAGGTTGCTGCTGCTATTGTGCTGCGGGGTATGGCTAAGGATGGAAAATTTGCTGTTGATGATGCTCATCATGCCAATCATAAGGATGGGGTGAAAAGTGCTGTTGAAGGCGATTACTGA